In Flavobacterium endoglycinae, one DNA window encodes the following:
- the trxB gene encoding thioredoxin-disulfide reductase, whose protein sequence is MSDTIEKIKCLIIGSGPAGYTAAIYAARANMNPVLYQGMQPGGQLTTTNEVENFPGYVDGVTGPEMMVQLQEQAKRFGADIRDGWATKVDFSGDIHKVWINDSIELHCETVIISTGASAKYLGLPSEQHYLNMGGGVSACAVCDGFFYRNQDVVIVGAGDSACEEAHYLSKLCKKVTMLVRSEKFRASKIMEERVRKTENIEILMNHDTVEVLGDNNVVHAIKALNKTTGEVVEIPATGFFVAIGHKPNTDIFKDYITLDETGYIVNIPGTSKTNVEGVFVAGDAADNVYRQAITAAGTGCMAALDAERYLASKE, encoded by the coding sequence ATGTCAGATACAATCGAAAAAATTAAATGCCTTATTATCGGTTCTGGACCTGCGGGTTATACTGCAGCTATTTATGCGGCCAGAGCAAATATGAATCCGGTTTTATATCAAGGAATGCAGCCGGGAGGTCAGTTAACTACCACTAATGAAGTAGAAAATTTTCCAGGATACGTTGATGGTGTTACAGGACCAGAAATGATGGTTCAATTACAAGAACAAGCAAAACGTTTTGGTGCTGATATTCGTGATGGATGGGCTACAAAGGTTGATTTCTCTGGAGATATTCATAAAGTTTGGATTAACGATTCAATCGAATTGCACTGTGAAACAGTTATTATTTCTACAGGAGCATCTGCAAAATATTTAGGATTACCATCAGAACAACATTATTTAAATATGGGAGGTGGAGTTTCTGCGTGCGCTGTGTGTGATGGATTCTTCTACAGAAACCAAGATGTTGTAATCGTTGGAGCTGGAGATTCTGCTTGTGAAGAAGCACATTACTTATCTAAACTTTGTAAAAAAGTAACGATGTTAGTAAGAAGCGAAAAATTCAGAGCTTCTAAAATTATGGAAGAACGTGTTCGTAAAACAGAAAACATCGAAATTTTAATGAATCACGATACTGTTGAAGTTCTTGGAGACAACAACGTAGTACACGCTATTAAAGCTTTAAATAAAACTACAGGAGAAGTTGTCGAAATTCCTGCAACAGGTTTCTTCGTAGCAATTGGACACAAACCAAATACTGATATCTTTAAAGATTATATTACTTTAGACGAAACAGGTTATATCGTTAATATTCCAGGGACCTCTAAAACAAATGTTGAAGGTGTTTTCGTAGCAGGAGATGCAGCTGATAATGTATACCGTCAGGCTATTACTGCTGCAGGTACAGGATGTATGGCCGCTTTGGATGCTGAAAGATATTTAGCTTCTAAAGAGTAA
- a CDS encoding GIN domain-containing protein, with the protein MRKNTALLLLLLVTTFTFAQKREKIKGSKIVTTSIKDVGSFNGLEADDNLEVYLVKGDKNEIKIEADDNLHDIIAFDLRENILRIYTSKESTIFKKLAVHVTYTGTFNKVIAKNEAKIYAIQELQLDDITFSSFDFSRLYLNVNAKKFNLIGDDKSKTELNLKADDGNLQLSKYSSIKTLVSAIKFKCDLYQKATAAIEGIAEKATIRLDNNSIFTGVKFTLKDANITAENNAVGSILADTTVSIAVGDKAELSLYGNAAIQLTRFSEEAKLFKKIK; encoded by the coding sequence ATGAGAAAAAATACAGCCCTGCTTTTATTACTTTTAGTGACCACATTCACCTTTGCTCAAAAACGAGAAAAAATAAAGGGATCTAAAATCGTAACCACATCTATTAAAGATGTTGGAAGTTTTAATGGACTTGAAGCAGATGACAATCTAGAAGTTTATTTAGTAAAAGGAGACAAAAACGAAATTAAAATTGAAGCCGATGACAACTTACACGACATCATCGCTTTTGATTTAAGAGAAAATATATTGAGAATTTATACTTCGAAAGAAAGTACGATTTTCAAAAAACTAGCTGTTCATGTTACTTATACCGGTACATTTAATAAAGTAATTGCAAAAAATGAAGCTAAAATTTACGCTATTCAAGAACTTCAGTTAGACGATATCACATTCAGTAGTTTTGATTTTTCACGATTATATTTAAATGTAAACGCTAAAAAATTCAACTTAATTGGTGATGACAAATCTAAAACGGAATTAAACCTGAAAGCAGATGACGGAAATTTACAATTGAGCAAATATTCATCTATCAAAACACTAGTTTCTGCAATTAAATTTAAATGCGACTTGTACCAAAAAGCAACTGCTGCTATCGAAGGAATTGCTGAAAAAGCGACCATTCGTTTAGATAATAACTCAATTTTTACAGGAGTAAAATTCACATTGAAAGATGCCAATATTACAGCTGAAAACAATGCTGTGGGAAGTATTTTAGCCGATACAACAGTTTCAATAGCAGTGGGAGATAAAGCAGAACTTTCGTTATACGGAAATGCAGCAATTCAATTAACTCGCTTTTCTGAAGAGGCTAAGTTGTTTAAGAAGATTAAATAA
- a CDS encoding head GIN domain-containing protein, whose product MIKIIIHITKFIIATITALLFASCNFNMNSIEGSGNVTTEKRIVQGDFKNIEVSNAIDLVVQQSDSVEIKVEADDNLQKEIITKVENGTLIIKCKFSSFRNITKKKVTVKLPTIGKIEASSAASVQSQNTIHGEDIELETSSAASMNVEVESDNISCHTSSGSSINIKGKALKIKTSASSGSSIEAGQLLANDVDAEASSGSVVKVHPILSLKAEASSGGNINYNNVPKTINRNSSSGGSVSEG is encoded by the coding sequence ATGATAAAAATAATCATTCATATTACGAAATTTATAATTGCAACGATTACCGCATTATTATTTGCATCGTGTAACTTCAACATGAATTCGATTGAAGGAAGCGGCAATGTGACGACTGAAAAAAGAATTGTTCAGGGAGATTTTAAAAATATCGAAGTAAGCAACGCTATAGACTTAGTAGTTCAGCAATCTGATTCGGTAGAAATTAAAGTAGAAGCCGATGATAATCTTCAAAAAGAAATCATTACAAAAGTAGAAAATGGCACTTTGATTATTAAATGCAAATTCTCTTCTTTCCGCAACATCACAAAGAAAAAAGTAACCGTAAAATTGCCTACTATTGGTAAAATCGAAGCCTCTAGTGCGGCTAGCGTTCAAAGTCAGAATACAATTCATGGAGAAGATATTGAACTAGAAACTTCAAGCGCTGCTTCGATGAATGTAGAAGTGGAATCTGATAATATTTCTTGTCATACAAGTAGTGGAAGTTCAATTAATATTAAAGGTAAAGCTTTAAAAATTAAAACATCAGCGTCTAGTGGTTCTTCTATAGAAGCCGGACAATTATTAGCCAATGATGTGGATGCCGAAGCTTCTAGTGGTTCAGTAGTTAAAGTCCACCCTATTTTAAGCCTAAAAGCAGAAGCAAGCAGCGGTGGAAACATTAATTACAATAATGTGCCTAAAACTATTAACAGAAACTCAAGTTCAGGAGGAAGTGTCAGCGAAGGTTAA
- a CDS encoding PspC domain-containing protein yields MNKTVNINLGGMSFHIDEDAYLKLSRYFDAIKRSLNNSSGQDEIIKDIEMRVSELLTEKQKSDKHVVGLKDVDEVIAVMGQPEDYRLEDEENTNQSFKNYNSRSHKKLYRDKENGMIGGVATGLAHYFGIDAVWIKIVFLIFVFAGFGTGILAYFVLWVVTPEAVTTSEKLEMTGEPVTISNIEKKVREEIDSLSEKFKNADYDKMGNQVKSGAERISSSFGDFVMTVFKIFAKFLGVVLIIAGISTLIMLLVGVFTLGTNIFVEFPWQNFIEAGNFTEYPLWSFGLLMFFAVGIPFFFLTLLGFKLLSPNLKSIGNITKYTLLAIWIIAIAILVSIGIKQATEISHDNKIIEKRSFSIKPTDTLYVKFRYSDYYAKSLNHYREFEFVQDSANNELIYSNDVRLHVLHTDEASPFIQIEKSARGNSFTNAKKRAEKITYKFQINGNHLILDNYFLTDVKNKFRGQEVDIYLYLPEGQLLKPDSSVRDYFNYDDDFFNLNYNGDYNYKVIGSKVKCLNCPTDENENHDGDQDEDYNTEENVIENDTVKEVSIKINGKEVLNGKKTKGKLTTDKNGVIIKIN; encoded by the coding sequence ATGAACAAAACAGTAAATATTAACTTAGGCGGTATGTCTTTTCACATTGATGAAGATGCATATTTAAAATTGTCACGCTATTTTGACGCTATAAAACGATCACTTAACAATTCATCTGGACAAGACGAAATCATTAAAGACATCGAAATGCGTGTTTCTGAACTTTTAACAGAAAAACAAAAAAGCGACAAACATGTTGTTGGACTAAAAGATGTAGATGAAGTGATTGCGGTTATGGGACAACCGGAAGATTACAGACTTGAAGACGAAGAAAACACTAATCAGTCTTTTAAAAACTATAATTCAAGAAGTCACAAAAAATTATACCGTGACAAAGAAAACGGTATGATTGGAGGTGTTGCAACGGGTCTTGCACATTATTTCGGAATAGACGCTGTGTGGATTAAAATCGTATTCTTAATCTTTGTTTTCGCAGGATTTGGAACTGGTATTTTGGCTTACTTCGTGCTTTGGGTGGTAACACCTGAAGCCGTTACAACGTCTGAAAAACTAGAAATGACAGGAGAACCGGTAACTATTTCGAATATCGAAAAAAAAGTACGCGAAGAAATTGATTCATTATCTGAAAAATTCAAAAATGCAGATTATGACAAAATGGGAAACCAAGTAAAGTCGGGAGCTGAGAGAATAAGTAGTTCATTTGGAGACTTTGTCATGACGGTTTTTAAAATCTTTGCTAAATTTTTAGGAGTTGTATTAATCATCGCAGGGATTTCGACTTTAATAATGCTCTTAGTGGGAGTTTTTACTTTAGGAACTAACATTTTTGTTGAATTTCCTTGGCAGAATTTTATTGAAGCAGGAAACTTTACAGAATATCCTCTTTGGTCATTCGGTTTGTTAATGTTTTTTGCGGTTGGGATTCCGTTTTTCTTCTTAACACTTTTAGGTTTTAAATTGTTATCTCCAAACTTAAAATCAATTGGAAACATTACAAAATACACACTTTTAGCTATTTGGATTATTGCGATTGCTATTTTAGTAAGCATCGGAATTAAACAGGCAACTGAAATTTCACACGACAATAAAATCATCGAAAAAAGATCTTTCAGCATTAAGCCAACAGATACTTTATATGTAAAATTTAGATACAGTGATTACTACGCTAAAAGCTTAAATCATTACAGAGAATTTGAATTTGTACAGGATTCTGCCAACAATGAATTAATTTATTCTAACGATGTTCGCTTACATGTTTTACATACAGATGAAGCATCACCATTCATTCAGATCGAAAAAAGTGCAAGAGGAAATTCTTTTACAAATGCTAAAAAAAGAGCAGAAAAAATTACTTATAAGTTTCAGATTAATGGAAATCATTTAATTTTGGATAATTATTTTCTGACAGATGTTAAAAATAAATTCAGAGGACAAGAAGTTGACATCTATTTATATCTGCCAGAAGGACAATTACTTAAACCAGACAGCTCTGTTAGAGATTACTTTAATTATGATGACGATTTTTTTAATCTGAATTACAATGGAGATTACAACTATAAAGTTATCGGATCAAAAGTAAAATGTCTAAACTGTCCAACAGATGAGAATGAAAATCATGATGGGGATCAAGATGAAGACTACAATACCGAAGAAAATGTAATTGAAAACGATACTGTAAAAGAAGTTTCTATCAAAATAAACGGAAAAGAAGTTCTAAACGGTAAAAAAACGAAAGGCAAACTAACCACAGATAAAAACGGAGTTATAATTAAAATTAACTAA
- a CDS encoding PadR family transcriptional regulator yields the protein MNIENTKAQMRKGVLEFCILSVLKEKDAYTSEILDTLKNAKLLVVEGTVYPLLTRLKNDGLLNYRWEESTSGPPRKYYGLTEIGQTFLNELSGTWTELSDAVKLITNQNQ from the coding sequence ATGAACATTGAAAACACAAAAGCACAGATGCGCAAAGGTGTTCTTGAGTTTTGCATCTTATCTGTTTTAAAAGAAAAAGACGCATACACATCTGAAATATTAGACACTTTAAAAAATGCGAAATTACTAGTTGTTGAGGGAACTGTTTACCCGCTTTTAACTAGATTGAAAAACGACGGTTTACTTAATTATCGCTGGGAAGAATCAACATCTGGACCACCTCGAAAATATTATGGATTAACCGAAATAGGACAAACATTTTTAAACGAACTTAGCGGAACCTGGACAGAATTATCAGATGCCGTAAAACTAATCACCAATCAAAATCAATAA
- a CDS encoding DUF4870 domain-containing protein, which yields METTTPLIMEKTSEKNTSAFTHLSTLSQYVIPFGNYIFPIIIWSSYKDKSEFVNHHGKQALNFQLSLLLYTLILALIAVPVFFTVFLQNLPIEAVFNDHDFEITNFNFEGNIGLLSVGITAVILFGLLKFVEFFLVIYASIKASNGELYKYPLTIPFIK from the coding sequence ATGGAAACAACAACACCACTCATCATGGAAAAGACATCAGAAAAGAATACTTCGGCATTCACACATTTAAGTACATTAAGCCAATATGTAATTCCGTTTGGAAATTATATTTTTCCAATCATCATCTGGTCGAGCTACAAAGACAAATCAGAATTTGTAAACCACCACGGAAAACAGGCTTTAAATTTTCAGTTAAGCTTATTGCTTTACACTTTAATTTTGGCATTAATCGCGGTTCCGGTTTTCTTTACTGTGTTTTTGCAAAACCTGCCAATCGAAGCTGTTTTTAACGATCACGATTTTGAAATTACAAATTTCAATTTTGAAGGTAACATTGGACTTTTAAGCGTTGGAATAACTGCTGTTATACTTTTCGGACTTCTAAAATTTGTTGAGTTCTTTTTAGTAATCTATGCTTCTATAAAAGCTTCAAACGGAGAATTATACAAATATCCGCTTACGATTCCTTTTATAAAGTAG
- a CDS encoding DUF4442 domain-containing protein produces the protein MAISVSKLNKFVLFKLPSAYFCGVRVKAIDKDRCVVSVKHRWINQNPFNSMYFAVQAMAAELTTGALVISQIQKSGKKISMLVANNKGNFTKKATGRITFVCNDGHLIADAIKKTIETGEGQTFWMKSIGTNEEGVQVSEMDFEWSIRVK, from the coding sequence ATGGCAATTTCTGTATCGAAACTCAACAAATTTGTATTGTTCAAATTACCATCGGCGTACTTTTGTGGTGTACGTGTAAAAGCAATTGATAAAGACAGATGCGTCGTAAGTGTCAAACATAGATGGATTAATCAAAATCCTTTTAATTCTATGTATTTTGCTGTTCAGGCTATGGCTGCCGAATTAACAACTGGTGCTTTGGTTATTTCTCAAATTCAAAAAAGCGGTAAAAAGATATCGATGCTGGTGGCCAACAACAAAGGAAACTTCACGAAAAAAGCAACTGGCAGAATTACATTTGTCTGCAATGACGGACATTTAATTGCCGATGCTATCAAAAAAACAATTGAAACAGGAGAAGGACAAACCTTTTGGATGAAGTCTATCGGAACAAACGAAGAAGGTGTTCAGGTTTCTGAAATGGATTTTGAATGGAGTATTCGTGTGAAATAA
- a CDS encoding polysaccharide deacetylase family protein, whose protein sequence is MEGKKQIFQTETKKRWKTFQWSSRLILFLLILMVPIFYLTLKRGLKPELPLLANKSTTGKTLENPIVPKKLSVKELKKFKGFDYFLRSKSKIEKLEKQHEIPKTATQIRAAFYVDWDPQSLFSLKKNINKLNMVVPEWFFIDPKTDLLKTEIDTAALKVMKKAKVKIVPLINNINESLGEGDFDGDLIHRILHDKSKKERLINDIVKALDQYKLQGINIDFEEFKENSDQPIIDFQKELYQKLHPLGYLVSQDIMAGDDDFNIKELSNYNDYMFLMAYDEHYASSIPGEVSSQKWIERIVDKTAKEIPSDKIILCFAGYGYDWQEKEEGETITYDQAIAIAKQHNAFIKFDNNSYNNSFHYTDGNGKKHEVDFEDAATNFNTIRFSDEYGLAGTALWRLGSEDQRLWSYYQRSLTNESLKKKPFDFKVMKRVNTRIESPAYIGDGEILNVIADPAPGKIELEIDRDETIITEQKYVELPTKYVISKFGNVNKQVILTFDDGPDPLYTPQILDILKREKVPAVFFVIGIQGESNIPLLQRIYNEGHEIGNHTFTHPNIALVSPERASAEMETTRLLIEAVTGKSTVLFRAPYNADSEPTTEAELKPIALSKAQNYYTVGESIDPNDWEKGVSADSIYIRTIQQYEANPDKGIILLHDAGGNRQATVEALPRIIKYFKDKNIQFTTVSHLLGKPKQDIMPEAKGQFVSLDNLIFDFGYWFGNFIAATFWVAIFLGFLRITLMAVMAFVKKWKDHKHPPVYKSSLNDFPKVSIIVPAYNEEINAVKTIENLLCQDYSDYDIVFVDDGSKDKTFEMIRNAFENNPKVKVHTKPNGGKASALNYGIELTESEYVICIDADTQLKTDAVSQLMKGFRIQLKNNEEVGAVAGNVKVGNENTMLTKWQSIEYTTAQNFDRRAFDLINGITVVPGAIGAFKKTAIQKAGGFTTDTLAEDCDLTIRILRNDYHIINCIEAVAITEAPESLKEFMKQRFRWSYGVMQAFWKNRDACFNPRYKGLGMVALPNILIFQIVLPIFAPLADLVLILSLIWNQNDPDSLHKILIYYIAFMLVDMLVSVIAFLFEKEKLTKLIWLIPQRFVYRQLMYVILFRALRRAIKGESQGWGVLKRTGNVATVK, encoded by the coding sequence ATGGAGGGAAAAAAACAAATATTTCAAACAGAGACTAAAAAACGTTGGAAAACATTTCAATGGTCCAGCCGACTTATTTTGTTTCTTCTTATTTTAATGGTTCCTATTTTTTATCTCACTTTAAAAAGAGGTTTAAAACCAGAACTACCGCTTTTAGCAAATAAATCAACCACAGGGAAAACCTTGGAAAATCCTATTGTGCCAAAAAAATTAAGCGTAAAAGAACTAAAAAAGTTTAAAGGTTTTGATTACTTTTTAAGATCAAAATCTAAAATAGAAAAGCTTGAAAAGCAGCACGAAATTCCTAAAACAGCAACTCAAATTCGAGCTGCTTTTTATGTTGATTGGGATCCTCAAAGTTTATTTTCGCTTAAAAAAAATATCAATAAACTCAATATGGTAGTTCCAGAATGGTTTTTTATTGATCCAAAAACTGATTTGCTGAAAACCGAAATTGATACCGCAGCGCTCAAGGTGATGAAAAAAGCGAAGGTAAAAATAGTTCCACTAATTAATAATATCAATGAATCACTGGGCGAAGGAGATTTTGATGGCGATTTAATTCATCGAATTCTACATGATAAGTCCAAAAAAGAAAGACTCATTAATGATATTGTAAAGGCTTTGGATCAATACAAATTACAGGGAATCAATATAGATTTTGAAGAATTTAAAGAAAACAGCGACCAGCCTATAATAGATTTTCAGAAAGAATTATATCAAAAACTGCATCCTCTGGGCTATTTGGTCTCTCAGGATATAATGGCCGGCGATGACGATTTTAATATCAAAGAATTGTCAAATTATAATGATTATATGTTTTTAATGGCTTACGATGAGCATTATGCAAGCAGTATTCCAGGTGAAGTGAGCAGCCAAAAATGGATTGAAAGGATTGTAGATAAAACGGCAAAGGAAATCCCATCAGACAAAATTATTCTTTGTTTTGCTGGTTATGGTTATGATTGGCAGGAAAAAGAGGAAGGTGAAACTATTACTTATGATCAAGCAATTGCGATAGCTAAACAGCATAATGCTTTTATAAAATTTGACAACAACAGTTATAATAATTCATTTCATTATACTGACGGCAATGGTAAAAAACATGAAGTGGATTTTGAAGATGCGGCAACTAATTTTAATACTATTCGATTTAGTGATGAATACGGTTTGGCAGGAACTGCTTTGTGGAGATTAGGAAGTGAAGATCAAAGACTTTGGAGTTATTATCAAAGGAGTTTAACCAATGAAAGTCTTAAGAAAAAACCTTTCGATTTTAAAGTAATGAAACGAGTTAATACTCGAATTGAAAGTCCGGCTTATATTGGCGATGGTGAAATATTGAATGTAATTGCCGACCCTGCGCCTGGAAAGATAGAATTGGAAATTGACAGAGATGAAACGATTATCACGGAACAAAAATATGTTGAATTACCCACCAAATACGTGATCAGTAAATTTGGAAATGTTAACAAACAAGTCATTTTAACTTTTGATGACGGACCAGATCCGTTGTACACGCCTCAGATTTTAGACATCTTAAAAAGGGAAAAAGTTCCAGCGGTATTTTTTGTTATTGGGATACAAGGAGAAAGCAATATTCCTTTGCTTCAAAGAATATATAATGAAGGCCACGAAATAGGAAATCATACTTTTACACATCCTAATATTGCTTTGGTAAGTCCAGAAAGAGCATCGGCTGAAATGGAAACCACACGATTGTTAATCGAAGCCGTTACAGGAAAGAGTACCGTTCTTTTTAGAGCACCTTATAATGCAGATTCAGAACCCACAACAGAAGCAGAACTGAAACCAATTGCTTTAAGTAAAGCGCAAAACTATTATACAGTTGGAGAAAGTATCGATCCAAATGACTGGGAAAAAGGTGTCAGTGCCGATTCGATTTACATCAGGACCATACAACAATATGAAGCCAATCCAGATAAAGGAATTATTCTGCTTCACGATGCGGGCGGAAATAGACAAGCAACTGTAGAAGCTCTGCCTCGAATTATTAAATATTTTAAAGACAAGAATATTCAGTTTACAACTGTTTCGCATTTACTGGGTAAACCAAAACAAGACATTATGCCTGAAGCAAAAGGACAGTTTGTTTCATTAGATAACTTAATTTTCGATTTCGGATATTGGTTTGGAAATTTTATTGCAGCAACATTTTGGGTGGCCATTTTTCTAGGTTTTCTGAGAATTACTTTAATGGCAGTAATGGCATTTGTAAAAAAATGGAAAGATCATAAACACCCGCCGGTTTATAAATCATCATTAAATGATTTCCCAAAAGTAAGCATCATTGTTCCAGCTTATAATGAAGAAATTAATGCCGTAAAAACGATTGAAAATTTACTATGTCAAGATTATTCTGATTATGATATTGTTTTTGTGGATGATGGATCGAAAGACAAAACATTTGAAATGATTAGAAATGCTTTTGAAAATAATCCAAAAGTAAAAGTCCACACAAAACCAAATGGAGGAAAAGCTTCGGCATTAAATTATGGAATTGAATTGACCGAAAGCGAATATGTAATTTGCATTGATGCTGATACGCAATTAAAAACCGATGCTGTTTCGCAATTAATGAAAGGATTTAGGATTCAGTTGAAAAATAATGAAGAAGTTGGTGCTGTTGCTGGAAATGTAAAAGTTGGAAACGAAAATACAATGCTTACCAAATGGCAGAGTATTGAATATACCACCGCACAAAATTTTGACAGAAGAGCTTTTGATTTAATCAACGGAATAACTGTCGTTCCAGGTGCAATTGGTGCATTTAAGAAAACAGCCATACAAAAAGCGGGAGGTTTTACAACAGATACTCTTGCAGAAGATTGCGATTTAACAATTCGTATTTTACGAAACGACTACCATATTATAAATTGTATTGAAGCAGTAGCGATAACAGAAGCTCCTGAGAGTTTAAAAGAATTTATGAAACAGCGTTTTCGCTGGAGTTATGGTGTTATGCAGGCTTTCTGGAAAAATAGAGATGCTTGTTTTAATCCGAGGTATAAAGGTTTGGGAATGGTGGCTCTGCCTAATATTTTGATTTTTCAGATTGTACTGCCCATTTTTGCACCTTTAGCGGATTTGGTTCTTATTTTAAGTCTCATCTGGAATCAAAATGATCCCGACAGCCTTCATAAAATTCTAATTTATTATATTGCTTTCATGCTGGTTGATATGCTGGTGAGTGTAATTGCTTTTCTTTTTGAAAAGGAAAAACTAACCAAATTAATATGGCTGATTCCGCAGCGATTTGTGTACCGACAATTAATGTATGTTATTTTATTTAGAGCATTAAGAAGAGCCATTAAAGGCGAAAGTCAAGGCTGGGGCGTACTCAAACGTACAGGAAATGTGGCAACCGTTAAGTGA